One Dokdonia sp. Dokd-P16 genomic window carries:
- a CDS encoding immunoglobulin domain-containing protein, with product MKKINLLIICLLVFQLANSQTNLITNGDLENWSSTSLDNWQSQEGSISQELAEFTSGTSSALFVDGDTTPRLLALNFPVEAGKTYTLSYDFKVKTGSSNFGQQVIGTKYGGADFSPYTSSSRIPQNFDWNTREVEIEVTETEDWQFEISLGNFIDEPFKVYIDNISFTEVIPEPDRDALIAIYNALDGPNWTNTWDLDAPYTQWYGVSYDQTTYKVTRLALFNNNLSGEIPEEIGQLDAISELNLGRNSNITGAFPQAIFELQNLIALSLNNTANFNEQLPLGLFEMPNLAFISLKGCGFTGELPETITNGSQLARLDLSFNNLTGSLPQDYGNYTSLQYLDLERNNLEGVVPDLSNLTALTQLKLRSNNFTGVFPQYIFQFEQLFRLDMSSNDFEAFSLPDDAFSNLQIIRSLWLGEVSLQGSLPSSIEDLPNLEIAVFSGNNLSGVIPQIASPNFNFLALGENNYVFDDLIPGVDYYNETTTLTYSNQKKLNQEEEISIMNDPITLSVTGVPNMNNTFQWLKNGSPIEDATSPSFTIENPSSLDAGIYTCEVSNSIITDLILTRNNITLTGGTLPEPDREALIALYNATDGENWSTTWDLTQGYDTWFGITTDDQNKVTRINLPNNNLVGTIPSELADLDALRDLVISNNEISGVIPQSLTELELISTLDVANNKLSGDIPLLNLSRLSFFALNDNEYVFENLEPAIDYYPSGGPLIFNYIGQANIDDEQTLAITEGEAVTLSVTGTSSATNTYEWFKNGNIIDSATEADFTIDSLEVEDSGAYTCEVKNIEVPNLTLTRNTITLDITLGVNDNDFSNSISITSNAKEKQLSIETNTNLQSEVSLTVYNLVGQMVVSTSFNEATTLPTSTWSSGVYIVKLQSENAIVTRKVLIK from the coding sequence ATGAAAAAAATCAACCTACTAATCATTTGTTTGTTAGTCTTTCAACTAGCAAATTCACAAACTAATCTAATTACCAATGGAGACTTAGAAAATTGGTCTTCTACTTCGCTAGACAATTGGCAAAGTCAAGAGGGATCCATCTCTCAAGAACTTGCAGAATTCACTAGTGGCACAAGTAGCGCACTATTTGTGGATGGCGACACTACTCCCAGGCTTCTCGCATTGAACTTCCCTGTAGAGGCAGGAAAAACTTACACTTTGAGCTATGATTTTAAGGTAAAAACAGGATCTAGTAATTTTGGACAACAGGTTATCGGGACTAAGTACGGAGGAGCAGACTTTTCTCCATACACCTCAAGTAGCCGTATACCTCAAAATTTTGACTGGAATACTAGAGAAGTAGAAATAGAAGTTACAGAAACTGAGGACTGGCAGTTCGAAATAAGTCTCGGTAATTTTATTGATGAGCCATTTAAAGTATATATAGATAATATATCATTTACAGAGGTAATACCAGAGCCAGATCGAGATGCACTAATTGCAATATATAATGCATTAGATGGACCTAACTGGACAAATACATGGGATTTAGATGCTCCTTACACACAATGGTACGGAGTATCATATGATCAAACAACATATAAAGTAACAAGACTTGCCCTTTTCAACAATAATCTCTCTGGCGAAATCCCTGAAGAAATAGGACAACTTGACGCTATATCAGAACTCAACTTAGGTAGAAATTCGAATATTACAGGAGCTTTTCCACAGGCTATATTTGAACTACAAAATTTAATTGCCTTATCATTAAACAATACAGCAAATTTTAATGAACAATTACCTCTAGGCCTGTTTGAGATGCCCAATCTAGCATTTATAAGTTTAAAAGGCTGTGGTTTTACAGGGGAGTTACCTGAAACAATAACAAATGGATCTCAGTTAGCTCGTTTAGATTTGAGCTTCAATAATCTTACAGGGTCATTACCTCAAGATTATGGTAATTATACATCACTACAATATTTAGATTTAGAGAGAAATAACTTAGAGGGTGTGGTTCCTGACTTATCAAACTTAACCGCCCTCACTCAATTGAAACTGCGAAGTAATAATTTTACTGGTGTTTTTCCTCAATATATATTTCAATTTGAACAATTATTCAGACTCGATATGTCAAGCAATGATTTCGAAGCTTTTTCTTTACCAGACGACGCATTTTCAAACTTGCAAATTATTAGATCGCTGTGGCTAGGAGAAGTTTCATTACAAGGTTCTCTACCAAGTAGCATTGAAGATTTACCAAATTTAGAAATAGCTGTTTTTAGTGGGAATAACTTAAGTGGCGTGATTCCGCAAATTGCGAGTCCAAATTTCAATTTTCTAGCTCTAGGCGAAAATAATTATGTTTTTGATGATTTAATTCCTGGAGTAGATTATTACAATGAAACTACAACTCTAACCTACAGCAATCAAAAGAAATTAAATCAAGAAGAGGAGATCTCAATAATGAATGATCCCATAACCCTATCTGTAACGGGGGTGCCAAATATGAATAATACATTTCAATGGTTAAAAAACGGCTCCCCTATTGAGGACGCTACATCTCCTTCATTTACAATAGAAAATCCGAGCTCGTTAGATGCGGGGATTTATACATGTGAGGTTAGTAACTCAATAATTACTGACCTCATACTTACTCGTAATAACATAACACTTACTGGAGGTACTTTACCAGAACCAGACAGAGAAGCTCTCATCGCCCTATACAACGCCACAGATGGAGAAAACTGGAGTACTACTTGGGACTTGACTCAAGGATATGATACTTGGTTTGGAATCACTACAGATGATCAAAACAAAGTGACTCGCATAAACTTGCCTAATAATAATCTTGTAGGTACCATCCCTTCAGAATTAGCAGACCTAGATGCTCTAAGAGACTTGGTGATAAGTAATAATGAAATAAGTGGAGTAATCCCACAATCATTAACTGAGCTCGAGCTTATAAGCACACTAGATGTTGCTAACAATAAATTATCTGGTGATATCCCATTATTAAATCTGTCAAGACTTAGCTTTTTTGCACTTAATGACAATGAGTATGTTTTTGAAAACCTAGAACCTGCAATAGACTATTATCCATCTGGAGGACCTTTAATTTTCAATTATATAGGACAAGCAAACATAGATGACGAGCAGACTTTAGCAATCACAGAAGGAGAAGCTGTGACACTCTCTGTAACTGGAACTTCAAGCGCTACAAACACTTATGAGTGGTTTAAAAATGGGAACATCATTGATAGCGCAACAGAGGCAGATTTTACAATAGACAGCCTTGAAGTCGAAGATTCTGGAGCATATACCTGTGAAGTAAAAAACATTGAGGTACCTAACCTTACACTTACTAGAAATACTATTACCCTCGATATAACTTTAGGTGTAAATGATAATGACTTTTCTAATAGTATTTCTATTACATCAAATGCTAAAGAAAAGCAACTAAGCATTGAAACAAACACAAACTTACAAAGTGAAGTTAGCCTTACCGTTTATAATTTAGTTGGTCAAATGGTGGTTTCCACTTCATTTAATGAAGCTACAACCTTGCCTACCTCAACATGGAGTAGTGGAGTTTATATTGTTAAGCTACAATCTGAAAATGCTATTGTAACTAGAAAAGTACTCATCAAATAA
- a CDS encoding LipL32 family surface lipoprotein, whose product MKTLKNISLLAIFLFAVGASNMNAQKLKAFGSSIEKKIGPVTKRVPYLDVVSYLGHAAPGTENEIKDGKKFYYIYLWVPAVAPELGLRMMSPAGKVKTKNPIVGAGYEENKDSKDYFDTYITLERSSVFTKDGIAGSANATWTTLERNDDSGEMPKQPSGSSYNSLLRYESQVSNPLKALTKGLYRIGFTTYKTGEVNGTFLAQVGSPVKLPGVVMSNTLEGLLEQMD is encoded by the coding sequence ATGAAAACACTCAAAAACATCAGTTTATTAGCCATCTTTTTATTTGCTGTAGGAGCAAGTAACATGAATGCTCAAAAATTAAAAGCATTTGGAAGTTCTATTGAAAAGAAAATAGGACCCGTAACAAAAAGAGTTCCTTACTTAGACGTAGTAAGCTATTTAGGTCACGCTGCTCCAGGTACAGAAAATGAAATTAAAGATGGAAAGAAATTTTACTACATCTATCTATGGGTTCCTGCTGTAGCACCAGAGCTAGGTTTGAGAATGATGTCTCCTGCTGGAAAGGTAAAAACTAAAAACCCAATTGTAGGTGCAGGTTATGAAGAGAACAAAGACTCAAAAGATTACTTTGACACTTACATTACTTTAGAAAGATCTAGCGTTTTTACAAAAGATGGAATTGCAGGTTCTGCAAATGCAACGTGGACTACTCTTGAGAGAAATGATGATAGTGGAGAAATGCCAAAGCAACCAAGCGGAAGCAGCTACAACTCTCTTTTACGTTATGAGAGCCAAGTAAGCAACCCTTTAAAAGCATTAACTAAAGGACTATACAGAATAGGATTTACTACTTACAAAACAGGTGAGGTAAATGGAACATTCTTAGCTCAAGTAGGTTCTCCTGTAAAATTACCTGGAGTTGTAATGTCAAACACCTTAGAAGGTTTACTAGAGCAAATGGACTAA
- the polA gene encoding DNA polymerase I, whose product MTNTTENTQKRLFLLDAYALIFRGYYALIKNPRITSSGMDVSAIMGFTNSLFDVIKRERPDHLAVAFDKGGSSARVEAFEDYKANRDETPEAIRIAIPHIQEILKAMHIPIIERQGVEADDLIGTLSKQAEKEGFKVYMVTPDKDYAQLVSENIFMYKPARMGNGIEIWGIPEVQKRFEVERPEQVIDYLGMMGDASDNIPGLPGVGDKTAKKFIAAYGSMEGLLANTDKLKGKMKEKVIENAELGLLSKKLATIMLDCDVTFNAKDYELSEPDAEAVGKKFEELEFRRMKDQFIKIFSGEADQGAQVSSTPSAKKAVASNAGAGQFSLFGGDSGATAAAVSDASTRKTIKDTQHFYQKVDSPLARKLFIQNLNKQSSVCFDTETTGLDPLVAELVGIAFSWEAGKGYYIPFPESKEEAQALIEELRPFFENTAIEKIGQNLKYDIKVLAKYNVKVKGKLFDTMLAHYLINPDMRHNMDVLAETYLNYTPVSITELIGKKGKNQKSMRDVSVDDQTEYAVEDADITLQLKHHFEKELDEAGTRKLFDDIEIPLLRVLAAMEVEGINLDVSFLQSLSGDLNADIERLTSEIFAEAGEEFNIGSPKQLGEVLFDKMKLVDKPKKTKTGQYSTAEDVLSYLAKDHDIIQKVLDYRGLSKLKSTYVDALPEQVAQDGRVHTDYMQTVAATGRLSSNNPNLQNIPIRTERGRQVRKAFVPRDENHTLLAADYSQIELRIIAALSEEENMIQAFTDGEDIHASTAAKVFNVPLEEVTREQRSNAKTVNFGIIYGVSAFGLSNQTDLSRGEAKELIDNYYKSYPKLRNYMSELVEFARENGYVKTVLDRRRYLNGINSSNGVVRGAAERNAVNAPIQGSAADIIKIAMINIFEKLENSDYKTKMLLQVHDELVFDVPNDELDAIKELIKTEMESAFKMAVPLDVEVGLGQNWLEAH is encoded by the coding sequence GTGACCAATACCACAGAGAATACCCAGAAGAGATTATTTCTACTAGATGCATATGCTCTCATTTTTAGAGGATATTATGCGCTTATAAAAAACCCACGTATCACAAGCTCCGGAATGGATGTAAGTGCAATTATGGGATTTACTAATAGTCTTTTTGATGTTATAAAGAGAGAACGTCCTGATCATCTTGCCGTAGCTTTTGACAAAGGCGGTAGCTCAGCACGTGTGGAGGCTTTTGAAGATTACAAAGCAAACCGTGATGAAACTCCAGAAGCAATACGCATCGCGATTCCTCATATACAAGAAATTCTTAAGGCTATGCACATTCCCATCATAGAACGTCAAGGTGTGGAAGCAGATGACCTCATAGGAACCCTATCTAAGCAAGCCGAAAAGGAAGGTTTTAAGGTATATATGGTCACTCCAGATAAAGATTATGCACAGCTGGTATCTGAAAATATCTTTATGTACAAGCCTGCCAGAATGGGTAATGGTATAGAAATATGGGGTATACCAGAGGTGCAAAAACGTTTTGAAGTTGAACGTCCGGAGCAAGTTATTGACTACTTAGGAATGATGGGTGATGCTTCAGATAACATTCCTGGACTTCCAGGTGTGGGCGATAAAACGGCAAAGAAATTTATAGCGGCATACGGATCTATGGAAGGCTTACTCGCAAATACAGATAAGCTCAAGGGTAAGATGAAGGAGAAAGTTATAGAAAATGCGGAATTAGGCTTACTGTCTAAAAAACTAGCGACCATCATGCTAGATTGCGACGTAACCTTTAATGCAAAAGATTACGAACTTTCTGAACCAGATGCTGAGGCAGTAGGAAAGAAATTTGAAGAACTCGAATTTCGTAGAATGAAAGATCAATTTATCAAAATATTTTCCGGAGAGGCGGATCAAGGTGCGCAAGTTTCTTCTACACCTTCGGCAAAAAAAGCGGTTGCTTCTAATGCCGGAGCTGGGCAGTTTTCATTATTTGGTGGTGATAGCGGAGCGACTGCAGCCGCAGTTTCTGATGCTTCTACTCGCAAAACAATAAAAGACACGCAGCATTTTTATCAAAAAGTTGATAGTCCGCTTGCGCGAAAACTATTCATACAAAACCTCAACAAGCAGTCTTCTGTATGTTTTGACACGGAAACTACAGGTCTCGATCCGCTCGTTGCTGAACTAGTAGGAATTGCTTTTTCATGGGAAGCAGGAAAAGGATATTACATACCCTTTCCAGAAAGCAAGGAAGAAGCGCAGGCACTTATAGAAGAGTTGAGACCTTTCTTTGAAAACACAGCGATTGAAAAAATAGGACAGAATTTAAAATACGATATCAAAGTACTTGCGAAGTATAACGTAAAAGTAAAAGGAAAACTTTTTGATACCATGCTCGCTCATTATCTCATCAACCCAGATATGCGTCACAATATGGACGTACTCGCAGAAACCTATCTTAACTACACACCTGTTTCTATTACAGAACTTATAGGAAAGAAAGGAAAGAACCAGAAGTCTATGCGCGATGTTTCTGTAGATGACCAAACAGAATATGCGGTAGAGGATGCAGATATTACTTTACAACTTAAACATCATTTTGAAAAAGAGCTAGACGAGGCTGGTACTCGTAAGTTATTTGACGATATTGAAATTCCGCTATTACGAGTGCTAGCGGCTATGGAAGTTGAAGGGATCAATCTTGATGTATCATTCTTACAAAGCCTTTCTGGAGATCTCAATGCAGATATAGAGCGTCTTACATCAGAAATTTTCGCGGAAGCGGGAGAAGAATTTAACATAGGCTCTCCTAAGCAATTAGGAGAGGTTCTATTTGACAAAATGAAACTTGTCGATAAACCTAAAAAGACAAAAACGGGTCAATACTCTACTGCAGAAGATGTACTATCGTATCTTGCAAAAGATCACGACATCATCCAGAAAGTGCTAGACTATCGCGGCCTATCAAAATTAAAATCTACCTATGTAGATGCACTCCCAGAGCAAGTGGCTCAAGATGGACGTGTGCATACAGATTACATGCAAACGGTTGCAGCTACGGGACGTTTGAGCTCAAACAACCCTAACTTACAAAACATTCCGATACGTACAGAACGCGGTCGCCAAGTGCGTAAGGCTTTTGTTCCTAGAGATGAAAATCACACACTACTTGCTGCCGATTATTCTCAAATAGAACTGCGTATTATTGCTGCGTTAAGTGAGGAGGAGAACATGATTCAAGCATTTACAGACGGAGAAGATATTCACGCTAGTACGGCTGCTAAAGTTTTTAATGTACCGCTAGAAGAAGTTACTCGCGAGCAACGTAGTAATGCGAAGACGGTAAACTTTGGGATTATATACGGAGTGTCTGCCTTTGGACTTTCTAACCAGACAGATTTATCGCGTGGCGAGGCAAAAGAGCTAATAGACAATTATTACAAATCATACCCAAAACTACGTAACTACATGAGCGAGCTCGTTGAGTTTGCGAGAGAAAATGGTTATGTAAAAACAGTATTAGATCGTCGTCGTTACCTTAACGGGATTAACTCCAGCAACGGAGTTGTGCGAGGCGCAGCCGAGCGAAATGCAGTAAATGCTCCTATACAAGGAAGTGCTGCAGATATTATTAAAATCGCGATGATTAATATTTTTGAAAAGCTAGAAAATAGCGACTATAAAACAAAGATGCTTCTTCAAGTACATGATGAACTTGTTTTTGATGTTCCTAATGACGAGCTAGATGCCATTAAAGAGCTAATCAAGACAGAAATGGAAAGTGCTTTTAAGATGGCCGTGCCTCTTGATGTTGAGGTTGGATTAGGACAAAATTGGCTTGAGGCGCATTAA
- a CDS encoding isoaspartyl peptidase/L-asparaginase family protein, producing the protein MNRRKFINKSAVAGAGIATGASLMACNNLSTSTGDVDNNAFAKAQKENIKKPSPIAICTWGFSGATAKAGELLDGGSSALDAIIAGVAVEEENIENTTVGIGATPDREGNVTLDACVMNPEGDCGAVLAVENIVNVAALARKVMEETPHVILAGKGAEEFAYEQGFTKQKLLTEERKEAWKEWLKTSDYKPEINIENHDTIGMLAIDNNGDIAGACTTSGLGYKMKGRVGDSPIIGSGLFIDNEVGGAVATGMGEEVLKTVGSFLIVELMRSGMSPQAACEEAIHRITKKGARYKDFQIAYIAMNKSGETGSHCIHKGFTMMKYQNKKNENISSSFYDTKNS; encoded by the coding sequence ATGAACAGAAGAAAATTTATAAATAAATCTGCAGTTGCGGGAGCTGGGATTGCTACAGGCGCAAGTTTGATGGCATGCAATAACCTAAGCACAAGCACTGGTGATGTGGATAATAACGCTTTCGCGAAAGCGCAAAAAGAAAATATCAAAAAACCATCTCCCATTGCCATTTGTACATGGGGATTTTCTGGAGCTACAGCAAAAGCTGGCGAACTCCTAGATGGCGGCAGCTCTGCACTCGATGCAATTATAGCAGGTGTCGCTGTAGAAGAAGAAAATATAGAAAATACCACCGTAGGAATAGGAGCCACTCCAGACAGAGAGGGCAATGTAACGCTAGATGCCTGCGTGATGAATCCAGAAGGAGATTGCGGAGCCGTTCTTGCTGTTGAAAATATAGTAAATGTGGCAGCTCTAGCACGTAAGGTTATGGAGGAAACGCCACACGTCATCTTAGCAGGAAAAGGCGCCGAAGAATTTGCTTATGAGCAGGGATTTACTAAACAAAAACTTCTCACAGAAGAACGCAAAGAAGCTTGGAAAGAGTGGTTAAAAACAAGTGATTACAAACCTGAAATTAACATAGAGAATCACGATACCATCGGGATGCTTGCTATAGATAACAATGGTGATATTGCAGGTGCTTGTACTACCTCTGGCTTAGGTTATAAAATGAAAGGACGCGTAGGAGATTCTCCCATTATAGGATCTGGACTTTTTATAGATAATGAAGTAGGTGGTGCTGTAGCCACAGGCATGGGAGAAGAAGTACTCAAGACAGTTGGCAGTTTTTTAATTGTAGAGTTAATGCGTTCTGGAATGTCACCACAAGCTGCTTGTGAGGAAGCAATCCATAGAATTACAAAGAAGGGAGCTCGTTATAAGGATTTCCAAATCGCCTACATCGCTATGAATAAATCTGGTGAGACTGGAAGTCATTGTATTCATAAAGGATTTACAATGATGAAGTATCAAAATAAAAAAAATGAAAATATTTCATCTTCTTTTTACGACACAAAAAATAGCTAG
- a CDS encoding sulfurtransferase, whose product MVNQLVSVQWLEQHLSDDNIVLLDASSHFNTTSNIREAQHFDIKNTFSDTESAFPNTFPQPPQFEKECQALGIDAESHIIVYDDKGIFTSPHVWWMFKTMGHHNVSVLDGGLPEWIANNFPVTTIVEVKRTTGNFKAHLDESAIKSYAQVVQNITTSNYQLIDARSSGRFNGTDPEPRTHIQSGHIKNSLNLPYTEVLNNGKFKSKEELKLLFNNLNLADTPIIFSCGSGITACIILFALALISDRKCSVYDGSWTEWAEKQELFV is encoded by the coding sequence ATGGTAAATCAATTAGTTTCAGTACAGTGGCTTGAGCAACATCTTAGTGATGACAATATCGTATTATTAGATGCAAGTTCTCATTTTAATACTACTTCAAACATTCGTGAAGCGCAGCACTTTGATATTAAAAACACTTTTAGCGATACAGAAAGTGCTTTTCCTAACACATTCCCTCAACCTCCACAGTTTGAAAAAGAATGCCAAGCGCTCGGCATAGATGCCGAGAGCCATATTATCGTATATGATGACAAAGGGATTTTTACCAGTCCGCACGTGTGGTGGATGTTCAAAACAATGGGGCATCACAATGTATCTGTATTAGACGGTGGCCTTCCAGAATGGATAGCAAATAATTTTCCGGTTACAACAATTGTTGAAGTAAAAAGAACCACTGGTAATTTTAAAGCTCACCTTGACGAGTCTGCTATTAAGAGCTACGCACAAGTAGTTCAAAATATCACCACCTCAAACTACCAACTCATTGATGCCCGATCTAGTGGTAGATTTAATGGAACTGATCCAGAACCGAGAACACATATACAAAGCGGCCACATTAAAAACTCCTTAAACTTACCATATACAGAAGTTTTAAATAATGGAAAGTTCAAGTCTAAGGAAGAATTAAAACTCCTTTTTAATAATCTTAATCTTGCAGACACGCCTATTATTTTTAGCTGCGGTTCTGGAATTACTGCTTGTATCATTTTATTTGCTTTGGCCTTAATTTCAGATAGAAAGTGTAGTGTCTATGATGGCTCATGGACAGAATGGGCAGAAAAGCAAGAACTATTTGTTTAA